GGCAGCATTGCATCTGTTTGGTCTGAGATTGGGTTTATTAAACCATGCCGCATCTTCTTCACCATCTGTTCTCAGAACAAACATCTGGAACTCGCTTGAGCTGTTCACATAGTTGCAATTTCCTTTGCAAGATATTAGCAAGGTGTGGgcgggacgacgacaagtGTTTTGTTTCGAGTCGAATCAAACCGTGCCGTCCCTCTTGTTTCCTTTGCGCATGGGGCCGCCGAGTTCAACGGCGCATCGGGATGGCGATCCCCCGAGCCGTGGGTTAGGAAATTAACTCGACATGGTACCCACGTCTGGTTCACTCCCGCCCGTGGTGGTCAGTACTGTTTGTGATCAACGGTGACACAGTACAGTGCTGGGATCACCGATTGGTGCATGATGCTACTGCAACTCCACTCAGCCGCCCCCGATAATCTGACAGTCTTCCAGGGCTGTTCCGGCCTCTGTTTCCTAAGCTTGTACGGAGTACAGGTAATCGTTAAGGAATCAGGACAGAGTACGTACCGCTGAACATTTCCGCGCGATGCTCGCGAGGCGCATCCCTGGGGTACTTTCAACCACTGGCCTCGCCTCCAACACAGCTGGACATTGGGTACCCTATACTTGCTCACCCTCCAGGCTTCCGGACGTCCAAAGTGCGTTGCACTTACCAGCAGTAAGGATACAGCAGCGACCAATTGGCTATGGTCAGTCACGAGGATCCAAACTGTCGATCGCAGTCCTAGCTCATCAGCCCTCCGACGCTGCCTCCACCATCTCCCTTTCTGCCCCCTTTGACACTTCCTCGACTCGACGATAGCGCCCGTCAACGAGAACAACACACCGCACCGCATCCCTTTCCCAACAAGCTTCTCGATACATAGGGTCGCCATTCCCACCCGAGACACCAACGACGCTCGATTGTCGTTCTTACGCTATCTATCCGCCGTCCATCAAAGTCGAAACGTTCAAAGCGCGATTGCTGGGGGAGCTCTGAAACGCTTGGGCGTTTTCTTCTCAACAACCGCATTTTGTCGAAAGCGAATCTTGATTACTTTTCCTCCTTGATTGTCGAAATCATTTGCTCCCGCAGCATCTATCAAACACGCTTCTTCGACCACGTACCGTTGATGCGCCTCATTGCTTGCCCCGAAGCAATCCCAAGTTCCGCTGACCGATAAAGCCACAACCGGTCGAGCTCTCGTTCCCCAATCGAATTCACGCACCTCCTCTTCTGCACACCTTGGCTTGTAGAAAAGCCACCGAGCTACCGACCTATCGACCGACCACAACAACATGCCTTCCAAAAGGCAACTGCGCACCCTCTTAGTGGGCGTGTTGATCGgtgtcgtcttcgtcctcttctACACGTCGTCACTACGAGCGGACGAGGTCAAGGATGAGCGGACGATCCAGGACTTCTATCACAAGACAGTCAATGGTTTGAAACACAAGGAGCCACCCAACCAGGCCGTGTTAGATCAGAACAAGCCCAAGGCAGTTGGCCACGTGCCCGTTGACAaggacgccgatggcgatgtgGACGCAGATGACGAGAAATTGGCCAAAGACATGGCAGGCCGGttgaaggccgccgaggaaaAGGCCAAGGAACTCGCGAACAAGAAGTCGCCATTAAAGCCAGATGCACCAAGCGAGGTGGTCGGAAAGGGCAATTCGGCCGCTGGccaggacaagaagaaggaaaaggcaGGCGCCGGAAAGGAGGTCGTTAAGGACAGCGCAGACGACACGAAGAAGACCGAGAGTGACGAGGAACATGCTGTTGAGGTTGAGTTGAACACCATCTTGAAAAAGTCGCCAGGTAGGATTCGCCCGTACCCCCCATTCCTCCCTGGTCCGGCGGAGTACCGCTTACTGACCCTACGTAGTTATTATCTTCTCCAAGTCCTACTGCCCATActcgaagaaggccaaggccctgCTGCTCGAAAAGTACTCGATCGAGCCTGCGCCATTCGTCGTCGAACTTGATCAGCATCCCCTTGGTGCCCAGTTGCAAGCTTTTCTGGGTGAAAAGACCGGTCGGAAGACAGTTCCCAACATTTTGGTCAATAGTGTGAGCATTGGTGGAGGCGACGATGTTaccgagctggacgagcaGAAGAAGTTGGTCCCCAGGATTGTCGACCTTGGACAGAAGAAGGTCGAGATGAAGGAGCGGTCTGCCAACAGCCAGAAGAACAACTAGATCGCTCGTGCCCTTTCCTATTGTCGTTTCTGTATTGCTCAACGCTTCGAAATCGGCGTCTTTAGTGCGGAGGGGGCACCAAGGAATGGTCGGTAAGTGGAACTGGCGGCGCATGCCTCTAGTAAAGGACATTTGCATATTCGGCGTTTTGGGATCATTCTGAATCGTACATTCCCGACGGCGCGAACCCGGGCAGCAACATAGACTCTTCCCTGGGTGTGGAAAGAGGGAGGGTCGCACCACGAGACGGTTGCGCGCGTCCGGTAATGTGGAGGGACGTATGCGGTTACCTTAGTCTGCTCGGAAATACCATGCCGCACCTGCGAGCTATCCATCGCTTCATCGTTGTAGTACGACATACACGTAGTGCGCCGCGATCGCCTTATGCTTCAAATGTTCACCATACACGGTCCTGGCCCACAGACTGCATTGCGAAACGCAGCACTTCACCTGGGCAAGCAGGGGCTTGATTGTCATATATgtaatttttttttttgggggggggggagggggacatATGGGAGAGGGGCTCTCTCTGTCCGATACCCAGTCATAGTCAACTACAGAAAATCCAATGGAAGGAGACGACGACTACCAAAAAGTGCTCTGGACACATTGTGGACCTTGATGGCTGCTCAAGGACAACAATCTAGAAGAGGGCTCATTGACGCCTGTCATTTCCAAGAATACCCGCTTTAGTGGAAAGGCATTACACTTCGGGAGTGACTGGCGCTGGTTGagtccgggggggggggttgaacTGCTTCGCGATGCTtaccctctctctctctctggctcTCAACTTGCCCTCTACTGCCCTTTTCTCACGCCGAACAAATACGACATACAGCATCTACAATGGGCCCATGACTCAAACGCCGCACGAGTTACATCTCTTTCGGAGACCTGTGACACCATTTCTATTTTATCTGGACAATTCTGGGGCGGACTGCAGCAGCTTCGTCGTCGGTTGAGAACCCGGATGGTTGGTCGCGACATCATTCAAAGGCAGCCGGGCCCGCACCGCGACTGCATAATTCACTCTACGGCTCAGTCCTCAGTCTTCCTTCCATTATTCCATCTTAAGTCTTTGGGAACCTCTCATGTCTCCCAGTCACCCGCAGTGAATCACTACTTCCAGGGAGCGCTTGACACTTCGATTTATATTCTTGGCGAAAGAACCAACTCAACGGTCATCACAGAATCACTTACACCCGCAACAACCGCATCCCTCCCTCACTTCTGCTCATCGGACTTTCGAAACAACGAGCACAAAAATAAGATACAAATCAACCTCTACTTCAGTTCGACTCATTGCAGTTGGTCTCATATTTCCTGCTCTGCCCATTCTTCACTTCTATTCCTGAATCTCTTCGACCAGAGCAAGTCCCAGACGAGAAGAGCTCcgaacaacgacaacaacatcCGCCTCGTACAAAAacttgcctacctacctgttCAGTCACGTACCTCTCGAAAAGAGAAACTACCTCCCAGCCCGACTGGAAAACAACTTCCTACTGATTCACATGCCTGGGATCGTTCGCCATCCTGCCCAAGCACCCTGACCGAATAGCCCTCAAAGCAATCTTACCTTGACCTCTTAGCTTTGGATAAAATGTCGTTTTTACCTGcacatcttcttcttcttgtcgcggaGCATGCAGACTTTGCCGGCATTCAGGCCCTCCGCGCAACATGCAAGAACAACCGCGCTCTCCTGGATGGCTATGAACACGCCGTGACCAGACTCAACGCCGCCCGCTATCCCTGCGCACCCTGCAACCACATCCTGGCCTCCGACACGCGCGAGCGGGAAGTGCTCCCGAAAGACACATACGAGACCATTCGGGAACTGGAAGCCAGACAACACAACATCGACGAGATCGTCTACGGCGCATACCTCGCGTTCTGGGATGAAATCGAGCTCCAGGATGTATCAAAAGCGGACGTCATCCGAGAAAACCTCAAGCGCGCCTTATGGCAGTGCTCGACGATCGCTGACTTGGAAACACATTCGATCATGTACAGGGACGACATCGTCCCTCGACGCGACCCCTGCGTCAAGTCCCTGATTAACCAAGACATCATATTGAGCGATGCTCCACCACCGGATGGCTGGCATCTAGCCCTCAAGGAGGTCCACGAGTCCAACCGCCAGGACGTGCGGTTTCGCCAGATTGCACATATCCGTGAGTTGCCCGTCCAGGAGCTGGCGGGCATAGTAGCCCTCGCCCACCTCACAAGCCAGGGGTATATGCGATTTAGGGCGCCCAGAAGTGGGCTCTCGAGACCcgatgtcgtcgagatggGCGTCTGTATGGCGGAAAATACCATCCGGCACGGCGTGTTCTTCCTGCACTCCAAAGTGCGCGGGGACGAAGATGCCAACCACCACGCCAAACTGCTGCTCGACGATACGTATGACGAAATGCGGCGGTGGGAGTCCGGCGATCCGAGCGTGTTGCCGGGTCTGACGATGAATGTTGCGGCGACATTGTGTGAGAAGGTCGGGTGCGAGCATCGGGAAATGCTGAGTGCCGCATGTACGCTGCTAAGGGGTGATGTCTGGCGACCGGCAGACgcggagaaggaagaagcaGAGCCTGAAGCGGAGCGGGAGAAGCCAGACGGCGAAATTGTACAGGAGATTTCGGAGAGGGCTGAGGAACACGCTGCCTGAGATTGTACGGGATAAACAACTCAGGATATTTATGCATTATGACCTTACACGAGTTGACTACTAATACGGCTTTGTCTTCTCCCTCTGCTTCTATACCGTGTACCGTATGTCTTCCATCACGTACGCCATATCCGTCTTCCACTCTCGCTGGCGAGTTCAGGGGGTGCGCGGACGGGGGTGGGAACGGGGGAGCCAATGGCACGAGGAATTGGGTTGGTGGCAGCAGTAGTCGGAACAAAAGTGCTTGATCCCCAGAGCTTACCACGGGCAGGAGGTTTATAATGACGGGGAGACGTAGGAGAGGAGATCTCCACCCGGCCGGCTTCGACGCTCTGGTTTCCTGACCCGGTCAAAGACCTACTTGGTAGGGTGTCAAACATGGCAAGCTCGTTGGGACGCTTCTCCAGGAGGCCGGATTCTCTCGGACTGAGTTCTCTCTTGCATTGACAGGCGGGAGAAGACAAGTCAAGACCGAGAAAACGGCTTTGGACTCATCCCGGAGAACGGCTGCAGCAGGCAAGTCTCGACCAAAGATTTGCCGCGCCCTGTAGGCCGAAGGGAAACCACGCCCAAGAAACAAGGTAGACACGTTCGCCTACACACACGAAAGGAGCATCGTGCCCAATTTGCCAGAGTTGATTCGGTGGAAGCTGGGCGGAAGCCCGCTAGAGACTGGGAATGCATTTGATTAGTGGCTGGCTCGGCTGGCACCCTTATGAGGTGAGCACGGGTTTCAAGGGGCCAGGATGCTTGGTCCTGTCATACCCTGGTGCCAAGTCGGGAGAGGATCGCCGAGATATCAGATCGGCTGGCGTGACGGGAGGAGGTTTTTATTGTTgttagggggggggggggggggggttcatgGAGACAGCATGCTTTTATGCTTTTTTAGAGAAATTCGGGTTTCTTGTGGGATGGAGCGGCGTATGTGACTGACAACATCGCGACCATAGCCTGACATAAGGGGTTAGTTTCCGAACAGCTGTTGAGAGGATAGACAGAGCCGCAGCGGGGGACGCCTGTAAGGCAACGATGGATGCCTTGGGGGAGGACTTCAACGGAGATTGAGGGTTCGCAGGACTGGATACGTGTCGTCGTTCATCTGTCTTTACTGCGGAAAGTCGTCCTTGACAAGATTgctgacgaggaggatgttGCTTGGGTGAACCATACGGGGTCATGGTTGTCGCGTCTAGGCaagaagtcgtcgtcgttgtcgtcgtcacAGGAGTGAGTCCCTGGACCCAAATCCCTGCTGCAGTAGTGCAGGACTTTGTTGA
This sequence is a window from Colletotrichum higginsianum IMI 349063 chromosome 8, whole genome shotgun sequence. Protein-coding genes within it:
- a CDS encoding Glutaredoxin, encoding MPSKRQLRTLLVGVLIGVVFVLFYTSSLRADEVKDERTIQDFYHKTVNGLKHKEPPNQAVLDQNKPKAVGHVPVDKDADGDVDADDEKLAKDMAGRLKAAEEKAKELANKKSPLKPDAPSEVVGKGNSAAGQDKKKEKAGAGKEVVKDSADDTKKTESDEEHAVEVELNTILKKSPVIIFSKSYCPYSKKAKALLLEKYSIEPAPFVVELDQHPLGAQLQAFLGEKTGRKTVPNILVNSVSIGGGDDVTELDEQKKLVPRIVDLGQKKVEMKERSANSQKNN